GCTCCCAGGACTGGCAAGGCACAGCTCTAACCCCTGtcagtttgggtttgttttggtGTTGCCCTAATTCCCGATGCAGTGCTGCGCTGTGCTAGAAAAAGTAGGCTCTGTACTTTGCAAAGTTCTGTCACCAAAGCAGGGAGTGGGGGCAGCATTGTATCTCTCTGATGATTTGGGTGCAAGCGTGAAGATAAAGCAGATTTGTTTGTCTTTGCTACAGGAGTGgcaggaggcaggcagcagctgcccacCACTTGCGGCAGCCATTCCCTCTCTCTCTCAGCAGTACTGATGAACTTGCTTGTTCTGCCCTCTGGaactttctcctcctcttgcaCCAATTCTGAGGCAGAACTATGAACAGAGAAGCCCTCCTGGTACCTACAGGCACAAGGAAGGAATGTTAAAAGGAGCAGAAATTCCACTTGGTGAGAATGGGCAGAAGAAGGGAATAAAAGAGCGATGCAAATTCTGGATTGCTGTATTTTAAGGATTGTCAGCAAAACCCCTCAGCATCCCCAGGAGCCACCCAACCCTACGGCCTGAAGCAGGTAAAGCACTGAGCCATTACACTTCTTTTATCAGAAAGGGCTTTATTGAGCTCCAGGCTGTACAACTCAGTCCTTCTTTGCAGCAGCTTTCCTCATGGCTGCCAGGACATTGCTGAGTTCTTCCCGCTTTCGCTTGGCCCGAATGTGAGTGCCaacctgcagagagcagagcagcatggtcagcagagcccagcaaagcagagaaaagcagctggtTGGCTTCAGGCATTCACTTGAGAAGCAAATGAGACAGTACTGCCCCAGCATAGATTTGAAGCCCAGCAATCTCAGCTGGCCAGAAGGAGCTGCTTCATGTGATGCTTCAGTAGTGTTTCTACTCTATTCTTGGGGGGAAAGGCAGAGAATGTTCCCAGCCACCAGGGCTGCCTCCAGTGAGCTCTCTTTCAAGTCAGCTGGTTAATGGCCCCCAGCCTCCGCCAGCATCGCTCTACCTTTCCCAGCATCAGTTCACAACTAATGCAAGAAGAGCAATGGAAGTCTGAACTCAGGACCTCAAAGTGTCTCTCCAAATCCAATATCTAAGTCCATCTCCCTCTCTCCCACCCTCCCTCAGGTCAGACACTAACTGCCCtagcaactggaaaaaaaataatagagcAGACCTCGAGATAATAAATAATAGAGCAGAGGACAGAAAACTGGCAGCTCAACCAAAGAGTTTCTGACAGCCTCGTTCAAGCATCAGCTTGACGCACCCGTTTCTTGATGAACTTCAGAGCACGTTTATCTTTGGAGACTTTCAGCAGTTCCATAGCACGTCGTTCGTAGGGCGCGAAGCCGCAGACCTCCCTGATCATGTCTCGCACAAACTTGGTGTGTTTGGTCAGGCGCTgttggaaggggaaagaaaaacaacattcacAATCAACATAAGCACAAAAACAGCCAGGGTGCCAGAGCCACCCCTGCCAACAACACAGCCCTTCCACgtgctctgcagggctctgaacTAGTGGGCTGTGGAGACACGAAGACCTGACTGGATGCTGACCTGTGTGGCCTGTCGGGggagctgctttgcagggggttggactcaatgatccctcaaggtcctttccaacccctgcgaTGTGCAAATTTAAAGCCACACATGCaagttcagggaaaaaaaaaaaatcagaatgctgaTGTATGACTGTGTGTGCACCAATCTGCAATTAAGGAATTAGAAATAGAAGTATGCAGTGAAGTAGAAGGGCAGAACTTCTACTGGGCTAAAGcccccagagcagctctgctctgatcACACCTCAGGGCAGGAAGGCTGGAGGAtgtgctgggcagcactgcGCTCTTggtgagatcacagaatcatcacagaacggcctggactgaaaaggaccacaacgctcatcagttccaaccccctgctgtgtgcaggtcaccaaccagcagcccaggctgcccagagccacatccagcctggccttgaatgcctgcagggatggggcatccacagcctccttgggcaacctgtgccagtgcctcaccacccactggctgaaaaacttcctcctaacatccaacctaaacctcccctgtctcactttaaaaccattccccctcatcatatcaccatccaccctcaaaaacagccgttccccctcctgtttataagctcccttcaaatactggaaggccacaatgaagtctccccagaaccttctccaagctgaacaagcccagttccctcagcctttcatagagaggtgctccagagaGATGTGCTACTCTGCTCTCTGAACAGCACCTGAGATGTTGGACATCTGCAGGCACCACCATTTGTATCAAAAAACAGGGCCATAGGAAATGCAGGGGTGCGCTGCTGCACATCTCCAACACAACACGGcgttttgtgatttttgtgaaCACATGACAGAAGCTGCAAacaatttctctctctctcatcagCACACACACTTAGTGAGCCTCGCTCAGTAAGTCTCATTAGTGGTCATTAACCTGGAAAGCACCTGTTGTCATTACCTAAAGCACGGTGCCAGGAAGGCCTTCCAAAGTCCCCCAGCACGTTTTCTATTTTGCTGCCCGCATTTAAGCTGTAATGTACACGTATCCATCTTATCCTTCCATTACAGGGCGCTCCACTGCTAATTCTGCTCTCACTCAACACCTACACCCATGGATTTCATCCTTGCCATAAACTACACAGCCCCTCCACGCCTGCCAGTACCCCTAC
The DNA window shown above is from Lagopus muta isolate bLagMut1 chromosome 26, bLagMut1 primary, whole genome shotgun sequence and carries:
- the RPL36 gene encoding 60S ribosomal protein L36, yielding MAIRYPMAVGLNKGYKVTKNVSKPRHCRRRGRLTKHTKFVRDMIREVCGFAPYERRAMELLKVSKDKRALKFIKKRVGTHIRAKRKREELSNVLAAMRKAAAKKD